Proteins encoded in a region of the Paenibacillus sp. W2I17 genome:
- a CDS encoding methyl-accepting chemotaxis protein, whose product MMFDWLGWRKGLPLWRSYRLNAHMKEDVEQIFEGIAETRRQLMMDWADEQWNHLDRLLQQIQSVQLQDVLQGSQQLSKLDAWFQSSYIRAVDSTELFMLNEQNQVVFSTYKKHIGQIYEDYEALIGPGLKYSRADRHGKKCLYGPYSDPLTLDIGPRSSAFHDDVTLLFISPILQEGRYVGSLCSRVPGDVLGNLIQRESGHIYPDSGDNYLFMAESKLRPHLQPGTALSRSRFEDRTFTHGENLKDGVTTEWGIVSVKEHTELELMFTDPSTGELHPGVANTIQNGSNLFVAFPGYSDYRHISVIGKGITFQLPHCPDRWGMMCEGDLEEVYRIRSIGWRQFKQHSLFTLLSGAAGAALVYAFTGSGWSAAAMAAFNLLFGFFSALQMHRSQYRRVHEDLRRISRFIRINAEGRGDLTQRLDTSAFAQDESGELAKWINNMIDSLEGIMLKVQLATVDVMDNQYQMRTSTETTQGTTERVNYKLGSMIQAIRTQLEDLDQAKIAADHMRITLQQLETSATEQISVAQQEVERIGDKMTQISGAVSDTNRTILSFMDTMKEIYRALAVIDEISAQTNLLALNATIEAARVGEHGQGFSVVAGEIRKLAELSRSSTENIHQILDRISTAAGAASQLITEGDQVLAEGTTLVQAASQLLQNATAEEPERTQVVDQVVMLMENIAAISHQNRATSAEVEAEMMELIHDMLQVQHSSHNVEAITVFLQQLVGQFHLNHPAKNAVI is encoded by the coding sequence ATGATGTTTGATTGGCTGGGATGGAGAAAAGGATTGCCGCTGTGGCGATCGTATCGGTTGAACGCACATATGAAGGAAGATGTCGAACAGATCTTTGAGGGAATTGCCGAAACGAGACGGCAGCTTATGATGGACTGGGCAGATGAACAATGGAACCACCTGGATCGTTTGCTTCAACAGATACAGTCGGTCCAATTACAGGATGTATTACAAGGTTCACAGCAACTAAGCAAACTAGATGCATGGTTTCAATCCAGTTATATTAGAGCCGTAGACAGTACGGAGCTATTCATGCTGAACGAACAGAATCAGGTGGTATTCTCTACATATAAGAAACATATTGGACAGATCTATGAAGATTACGAAGCTTTAATTGGACCAGGATTGAAATACTCCAGAGCAGATCGTCATGGCAAAAAATGCTTGTATGGTCCATATTCTGATCCACTGACGTTGGATATTGGTCCACGCTCGTCCGCTTTTCACGATGATGTCACCTTGCTGTTTATCTCCCCAATCCTGCAGGAAGGTCGATATGTCGGTTCATTATGCAGCCGTGTTCCCGGGGATGTACTGGGTAACCTGATCCAACGAGAATCAGGTCATATCTATCCCGATTCTGGTGACAATTACCTCTTTATGGCTGAGTCGAAATTACGGCCCCATCTGCAACCCGGCACCGCCTTATCCCGAAGCCGCTTCGAAGACCGTACCTTTACGCATGGGGAAAATCTCAAAGATGGCGTCACCACCGAATGGGGTATCGTTTCCGTCAAAGAGCATACCGAACTGGAACTCATGTTCACTGATCCATCGACCGGAGAACTACACCCCGGAGTAGCAAACACCATTCAGAATGGTTCCAATCTGTTCGTAGCCTTTCCCGGCTACTCGGATTACCGCCATATTTCTGTAATCGGCAAAGGCATCACCTTCCAGCTGCCACACTGTCCTGATCGCTGGGGCATGATGTGTGAAGGGGATCTGGAGGAAGTGTATCGGATACGAAGCATCGGCTGGCGCCAGTTCAAGCAGCACAGTCTCTTCACGCTTTTGTCAGGCGCTGCAGGAGCCGCCCTTGTCTATGCCTTCACTGGTAGTGGTTGGAGCGCGGCAGCAATGGCAGCTTTTAATTTGTTATTCGGATTCTTCTCTGCATTACAGATGCATCGCAGCCAATATCGACGAGTTCATGAAGACTTGCGTCGTATCAGCCGATTTATTCGAATTAACGCCGAAGGCAGGGGGGATCTGACCCAGCGCCTGGACACGTCTGCTTTTGCCCAAGATGAATCAGGTGAACTGGCGAAGTGGATCAACAACATGATTGATTCTCTGGAAGGCATTATGCTGAAGGTACAACTTGCCACGGTAGACGTTATGGATAATCAGTATCAGATGCGAACTTCAACAGAGACAACCCAAGGTACGACTGAGCGTGTGAACTACAAGCTTGGTTCGATGATTCAGGCCATTCGCACCCAACTGGAAGATCTCGACCAGGCCAAGATCGCTGCTGATCACATGCGCATAACGCTGCAACAACTGGAGACCTCTGCTACCGAACAGATCAGCGTGGCTCAGCAGGAAGTGGAACGAATCGGCGACAAAATGACCCAAATCTCAGGAGCGGTATCCGATACCAACCGTACCATCCTGTCCTTCATGGATACCATGAAAGAGATTTACCGTGCTCTGGCTGTCATTGATGAGATTTCAGCTCAGACCAACCTGCTCGCTCTGAATGCTACCATTGAAGCCGCACGCGTGGGCGAACATGGCCAAGGCTTCTCGGTCGTGGCAGGGGAAATTCGCAAGTTAGCCGAGTTATCCCGCTCTTCTACTGAAAATATCCATCAGATTCTGGACCGAATCTCAACGGCAGCAGGAGCTGCATCTCAATTAATCACAGAGGGAGATCAGGTGCTGGCTGAAGGAACAACACTGGTTCAGGCCGCTTCGCAACTTCTGCAAAATGCTACCGCTGAAGAACCTGAGCGCACACAAGTCGTGGATCAAGTGGTCATGCTGATGGAGAATATTGCTGCAATCAGCCATCAAAATCGGGCGACTTCTGCCGAGGTAGAAGCAGAAATGATGGAGCTGATCCATGATATGTTGCAGGTTCAGCATTCTTCGCATAACGTGGAAGCCATTACGGTCTTTCTGCAACAACTCGTGGGACAATTCCATCTGAATCACCCCGCCAAAAATGCTGTCATCTGA